In bacterium, the genomic stretch ACTTATAAACCGGCATTCCCCCTTCCAGCGTCTCGCGTCGCGTGCGAATCCGCGATCCCAGAATGACGTCGCAGGTGCCGGTAGCCAGTAAGCCGATGACGTGGGGCGTGACCCGACCGTCATACTGATAGTCCGGATGAATCATCACCACCGCGTCCGCCCCTCGCGCCAGCGCGGCATCATAGCAGGTCTTCTGATTCGCTCCGTAGCCGCGATTCTGCTCGTGCTGAATGACGGTCATGCCCAATTGCTCGGCGATCCGCACGGTGTTGTCCGTGCTTCCGTCGTCGGTGAGGATAAACTCATCCACGCATCCTTCAGGAATCGAGCGGAAGGTCTTTTCGAGCGTGAGCTCCGCATTGTAGGCGGGCAGGATACAGGCGACCTTCGCGATCCGCCGCTCGGGCCGCTCGCTCCAGGCGTGAGCCGATGGATTGCTCATTCTGTTTTCTGCAATTTAATCGCGGCGAGAATTGGTTTCAAGGCGCATTCCTGCCGGGACAACTTGACCGTTCCGTTTGACATAGAAATCCGCAACCAGAGTATCCGGTTGATCGGTACTCGGAGTCTCAAACCACTCAACGCGTAGATCTGGCTTCTTGAAGAGATCGCGCAGACCGTGGGTAAGTTCCCCCTCGCGCGCATCTACAAGAAAGGGTTGACGATAGACGCTGTAGCCAAGATATCCGGGATCCTCGAGAGCGAAGAACAACGTGTCTCCGTAGAATGGAGTCACCTGAGCCAATAGCTCACGCCGGAATCTGCTTGCCTGCGCTTGACTCACCTCGATATCCCGGGTCTTCGAGAGCACGGCTTGAATGTCAAAAACAAACCAGATGCCGGAGACGGTCAATAAAATCACAAGAGCACGCCGTTTATGCTCGGTTCCGATAATCCCCTTGATGAGCAGCGCCATCCCCAGCCATCCCAGCGCAAGAGACCGTGTGAAATTGGCTTCCGTCAGGTGAGGCATGAAGAAGACCGGGCCTTGGGCGGCCAGAGCCAGCACAAAAAGCAGTGCAGGCAGATGCCAGGTTTTGGTCCGCACGCTTTTCTTCATCCCGATGGCGGCAATCCCCAACCACCCCATCACCCAGAGTGCAGCCATGAACTTCCAAAACATCGGTCCAATCGCCACCTCGACCGTATTCACGGGAGATAGAAGTGCGAGGGCAGCCAGACCCGAATTCGTGAGAAGGTTCGCGCCGACACTCAGAGAATAGTAGCCTTCCTGTGGACCCTGTGTATCAATCCCCAGAGCATGTCGAATGACCAGATATACCGCGATCACGCCCACCGTTGCCGAGGCGGCAACAACGTGCCCCCCTACCA encodes the following:
- a CDS encoding glycosyltransferase family 2 protein; the protein is MSNPSAHAWSERPERRIAKVACILPAYNAELTLEKTFRSIPEGCVDEFILTDDGSTDNTVRIAEQLGMTVIQHEQNRGYGANQKTCYDAALARGADAVVMIHPDYQYDGRVTPHVIGLLATGTCDVILGSRIRTRRETLEGGMPVYKYLSNRVLTMFENMALGQNVGDFHTGFRAYAREVLETVNYHANSDDFVFDSEFLAQCVYHGFRIGDVPIPTRYFAEASSINFRRSLKYGLQTLAVMSKYWMARAGVTHSPLFASKRS